From one Microbacter margulisiae genomic stretch:
- a CDS encoding Smr/MutS family protein → MIKIGDRIRFLNEVGGGIVTKIIDKNLVSVLDEEGFEIPVLQRECVVIETPKASVTNVELKSDFNAQKSTEQNSTKNTFDYESEPDTMYGEQLNIYFAFVPTNLKQLSISAFDFHLINDSNYNLLFFILLRNENELRCIEKGTITSNTKMFIDSFDKEQLQNIHDIILQCIAFKTAKTFVLKAPFDTTFALSLSDFSKLHFFKENDFFEESAMIIPLIEKDIPAAFLTVEASTIEQAIKEKEKIHSPKPTVKGQKKPHGDLIELDLHINQLLDNTTGMDNTAILQYQLEILQNTLNQYKDKRGQKIVVIHGKGEGVLRKAIIQELKTHYKGYRYQDASFREYGFGATLITIH, encoded by the coding sequence ATGATCAAAATTGGCGATCGCATACGTTTTTTGAATGAAGTAGGTGGCGGAATTGTAACAAAGATTATTGACAAAAACTTAGTTTCTGTACTGGATGAAGAAGGTTTTGAGATTCCCGTGCTACAACGTGAATGCGTAGTCATTGAAACGCCAAAAGCTTCTGTAACAAATGTAGAACTCAAGTCGGATTTCAATGCACAAAAATCCACAGAACAAAATAGTACAAAAAACACATTCGATTATGAATCCGAGCCAGACACAATGTATGGAGAACAACTGAACATCTATTTCGCCTTTGTCCCTACAAATCTTAAACAGTTGTCCATTTCGGCGTTTGATTTCCATTTGATTAATGACAGTAACTATAACTTACTGTTTTTCATTTTATTAAGAAATGAGAATGAGCTAAGATGCATTGAAAAAGGCACAATTACATCGAATACTAAAATGTTCATTGATTCATTCGACAAAGAACAACTACAGAACATACATGATATTATTTTGCAATGCATTGCTTTTAAAACAGCAAAAACATTTGTTCTGAAAGCTCCATTCGATACTACCTTTGCATTATCACTGTCGGATTTTAGTAAGCTACATTTTTTCAAAGAGAACGATTTTTTTGAAGAATCTGCTATGATTATTCCTCTTATCGAAAAAGATATTCCGGCAGCGTTTCTTACAGTAGAAGCATCAACAATAGAACAAGCAATAAAAGAAAAAGAGAAAATTCACTCTCCCAAACCAACTGTAAAGGGACAAAAAAAACCACATGGAGATCTGATAGAATTAGATTTGCATATCAACCAATTACTAGATAATACGACAGGAATGGACAATACAGCCATTCTTCAGTATCAATTAGAGATATTACAAAACACATTGAATCAATATAAAGACAAAAGAGGACAGAAAATAGTTGTCATCCACGGGAAAGGGGAAGGTGTTCTGCGTAAGGCAATTATTCAAGAACTTAAAACCCATTATAAGGGTTACCGCTATCAAGATGCATCGTTTCGTGAATATGGATTCGGTGCAACGTTGATTACTATACATTAA
- the asnS gene encoding asparagine--tRNA ligase: MEKLKRTKILDLIASESYVFQQVNVSGWVRTRRGNKHISFIALNDGSTIKNLQIVVDTATFGEEFLKPITTGACINVTGQLVVSEGKGQTVELQASEIEIYGSADVEAYPLQKKGHSLEFLREIAHLRPRTNTFSAVLRIRHAMAFAIHNYFNEKGFFYLHTPIITGSDAEGAGAMFQVTTLDLNNVPKTVDGKVDYENDFFGKSTNLTVSGQLEGELGALALGSIYTFGPTFRAENSNTPRHLAEFWMIEPEVAFSDIQDNMDLAEDFLKSLIRYALEHCADDLEFLNTMWDKELLDRLKFVVENDFVRLPYSEGIDILMKSNEKFDFPVSWGVDLQSEHERYLVEKHFKKPVILTDYPKDIKAFYMKQNDDGKTVRAMDVLFPRIGEIIGGSQREENYDKLLQRITELNIPMKDLWWYLETRKFGTAPHAGFGLGFERLLLFVTGMGNIRDVIPFPRTPKNAEF, encoded by the coding sequence ATGGAAAAATTGAAACGAACAAAAATTTTAGATCTTATTGCGTCTGAATCTTATGTATTCCAACAGGTTAACGTGAGTGGTTGGGTAAGAACACGTCGAGGAAACAAGCATATTAGTTTTATTGCATTAAACGATGGCTCAACGATTAAGAATTTACAGATAGTAGTTGATACAGCAACTTTTGGTGAGGAGTTTTTGAAGCCTATTACCACAGGGGCTTGTATCAATGTTACGGGACAATTGGTCGTATCTGAAGGAAAAGGTCAGACAGTTGAACTTCAGGCCTCTGAAATTGAAATTTATGGTAGTGCTGATGTCGAAGCTTATCCGTTACAGAAGAAAGGTCATTCTCTTGAATTCTTGCGTGAAATTGCACACCTGAGACCTAGAACAAATACATTCAGTGCGGTCTTGCGCATACGTCATGCCATGGCATTTGCTATCCATAATTATTTTAATGAAAAAGGGTTTTTCTATCTGCATACTCCGATTATTACAGGATCTGATGCTGAAGGTGCCGGTGCCATGTTTCAGGTAACTACATTAGATTTGAATAATGTTCCGAAAACTGTGGACGGTAAAGTAGACTATGAAAATGATTTCTTTGGCAAGTCTACAAATCTGACTGTTTCCGGACAGCTGGAAGGTGAACTGGGTGCTTTGGCTTTAGGAAGTATTTATACTTTTGGACCTACATTTAGAGCCGAAAATTCTAATACACCAAGACATTTAGCTGAGTTTTGGATGATTGAACCGGAGGTTGCCTTTTCTGATATTCAGGATAATATGGATTTGGCAGAAGATTTTTTGAAATCATTGATACGTTATGCTCTTGAACATTGTGCTGATGATTTGGAATTTCTGAATACGATGTGGGACAAAGAATTACTAGATCGATTAAAATTTGTGGTCGAGAATGATTTTGTTCGGCTGCCTTATTCTGAAGGTATCGACATTTTGATGAAAAGTAATGAGAAGTTTGACTTTCCGGTTTCATGGGGAGTAGATTTGCAGTCAGAACATGAAAGATATTTGGTTGAAAAACATTTCAAAAAACCAGTGATCTTGACGGATTATCCTAAAGATATCAAGGCATTTTATATGAAGCAGAATGATGATGGGAAAACTGTCCGGGCTATGGATGTTTTGTTCCCTCGAATAGGCGAAATTATTGGCGGTTCTCAACGCGAGGAAAACTATGATAAACTATTACAACGTATTACTGAACTAAATATTCCCATGAAGGATTTATGGTGGTATCTGGAAACGAGAAAATTTGGAACTGCACCTCATGCCGGCTTTGGATTAGGTTTTGAAAGATTGTTGCTGTTTGTGACAGGAATGGGCAATATCCGTGATGTTATTCCTTTCCCCAGGACTCCTAAAAACGCTGAATTTTGA
- the folP gene encoding dihydropteroate synthase: MQSNSISIRIKNRLLQLSSPLVMGILNVTPDSFYAESRTDTTDAIINRAQTILEEGGTIIDIGGYSTRPFAMEVCEKEELDRLSLALAIIRERFPDAIISVDTYRANIADYVIRNFEVDIINDVSGGTLDRHMDEVIAFHQVPYILMHMKGTPQTMQQFTNYKNLFHEVSLFFTKRIQELSELGVNDIIIDPGFGFAKTTKQNFDLLRHLSQFTLFEKPILVGLSRKSMLFKTLNTDPSHSLPATIAANTIALMSGASILRVHDVKEAVQTIKTYENTFANPTITDQ, encoded by the coding sequence ATGCAATCAAATAGTATTTCTATCCGAATAAAAAATCGACTACTCCAGCTGTCTTCTCCTCTTGTCATGGGGATTCTCAATGTCACACCTGATTCTTTCTATGCAGAAAGCAGAACAGACACGACAGACGCAATCATAAACAGGGCCCAAACGATTTTAGAAGAAGGAGGTACAATTATTGATATTGGAGGATATTCGACACGCCCATTTGCAATGGAAGTATGTGAAAAGGAAGAACTTGATCGATTATCGCTCGCTCTTGCTATTATTAGAGAACGCTTCCCCGACGCAATTATTTCTGTGGATACTTATCGCGCAAACATTGCAGATTACGTTATTAGAAATTTTGAAGTAGATATCATTAATGATGTGTCAGGAGGGACTTTAGACCGACATATGGATGAAGTGATTGCGTTTCATCAGGTTCCTTACATTTTAATGCATATGAAAGGGACTCCACAAACAATGCAGCAATTCACTAATTACAAAAACTTGTTTCATGAAGTATCATTGTTTTTTACAAAACGAATTCAAGAGTTATCTGAATTAGGAGTCAATGATATCATTATCGATCCGGGGTTTGGTTTTGCAAAAACAACAAAACAGAATTTTGATCTCTTGCGACATTTATCGCAATTTACTTTATTTGAAAAACCAATTTTAGTTGGATTATCCCGTAAATCGATGCTATTTAAAACACTAAATACAGATCCATCCCATAGCCTGCCGGCAACTATTGCCGCCAATACAATTGCTTTAATGAGTGGGGCATCCATTTTGCGAGTGCACGATGTAAAAGAAGCTGTTCAAACAATCAAAACCTATGAGAACACCTTCGCAAATCCAACCATAACAGACCAATAG
- the cdaA gene encoding diadenylate cyclase CdaA, whose amino-acid sequence MNLEFGIKDIIDITLVAILFYQLYKLFKGTGVNNIFIGILVLVVVWFLVVYVFQLELLGAILNKVMSVGIIALIIIFQVEIRRFFSMLGSHQRWKFLKRIITKFGTKTEDSSDSMAVAQVVMACRHLAKSHTGALIVVAGKTHLEHQIQVGEPIDATINTRLIENIFFKNSPLHDGAMIIENKKITFVASILPLSQNHAIPKHLGLRHRAAAGITEQTDAAAIVVSEERGSISLAMHGELQINISPDELQKILSQGYI is encoded by the coding sequence ATGAATCTGGAATTTGGCATAAAAGACATCATAGACATAACACTGGTAGCAATCCTTTTTTATCAGCTTTATAAACTGTTTAAGGGGACTGGTGTCAACAACATCTTCATAGGCATTTTAGTGTTGGTTGTTGTCTGGTTTCTTGTAGTTTATGTTTTTCAGCTTGAATTATTAGGAGCTATTCTCAACAAAGTAATGAGCGTTGGCATTATTGCCCTAATTATTATTTTTCAAGTAGAAATACGACGTTTTTTTTCCATGCTAGGCTCACATCAACGATGGAAATTTCTTAAACGCATCATTACTAAATTCGGGACTAAAACCGAAGACAGTAGTGACTCAATGGCCGTTGCACAAGTAGTTATGGCATGCAGGCATTTAGCCAAAAGCCACACCGGAGCCCTAATTGTAGTCGCAGGAAAAACTCATTTAGAACATCAAATACAAGTTGGAGAACCTATTGATGCAACAATTAACACCAGACTAATTGAAAACATCTTTTTCAAGAACAGTCCATTGCATGATGGTGCAATGATCATCGAAAATAAAAAAATTACTTTTGTTGCTTCAATCCTGCCGCTTTCCCAAAATCATGCTATTCCCAAGCATTTGGGACTGAGGCATCGCGCGGCAGCAGGAATTACAGAACAGACAGATGCAGCAGCAATAGTCGTTTCTGAAGAGCGAGGCTCAATTTCATTAGCAATGCATGGTGAATTACAAATTAACATTTCGCCTGATGAGCTACAAAAAATACTCTCTCAGGGTTATATTTAA
- a CDS encoding SUMF1/EgtB/PvdO family nonheme iron enzyme encodes MKICNKLVTFVLTGLITTMISCKSSSTSGKIPTTYSNTTGWAYNSKNGGLRINNGYREKTPPNMVLIQGGTFTMGRNSEQLAQTANSFQRRVTVNSFYMDQYDITNANWLEYLDWTKAVFHNSPEIIERAKPDVSVWREDLAYNEPYVENYFENVAYRNYPVVGVTWEQAMDYCEWRTDRVNEKILIDMKKIKPTQWDAIRKSNNPEEIATKYVFSTNKYFYTSFNEPVGNRRDTSKVTMSDGILFPYFRLPTEAEWEYAAYGYSANKTGEVAHGRLYPWNSSQLRNPDKRHLGEFMANFSRGRGDLMGVGRNSDGGIIPMPVNSFFPNDYGLYCMAGNVNQWVLDVYRPLNEMEVKGYNPYRGNVFEPVRFNRVGAQNATDYKVDSLGRLRYVGKNIDDVRNYGDGSLASSSNSDLWKDTIPTGNAATALMYSPKGDVLDALAPAISNYSRVYKGGSWKDKPYWLNPSTRRYLDQNKCRDDIGFRCAMTRLGSPLKSK; translated from the coding sequence ATGAAAATTTGTAATAAACTGGTTACTTTCGTTTTGACTGGATTAATCACCACCATGATTTCTTGTAAGAGCTCATCAACATCGGGAAAAATACCTACAACATATTCGAATACTACGGGATGGGCTTATAATAGCAAAAATGGAGGGTTGAGAATCAATAATGGATATCGAGAGAAAACGCCTCCAAACATGGTGTTAATACAAGGTGGAACATTTACGATGGGCAGAAATTCAGAACAATTAGCTCAAACAGCTAATAGTTTTCAGCGCCGGGTTACTGTGAATTCTTTTTATATGGATCAATATGATATTACTAATGCAAACTGGTTGGAATATTTAGATTGGACCAAAGCTGTTTTTCATAATAGTCCGGAGATTATAGAGCGTGCAAAGCCAGATGTATCTGTATGGAGAGAAGATCTTGCTTATAATGAACCGTACGTTGAAAATTATTTTGAAAACGTTGCGTACAGAAATTATCCGGTAGTAGGCGTAACTTGGGAACAAGCCATGGATTATTGTGAATGGCGTACTGACCGTGTCAATGAAAAGATTTTGATTGACATGAAAAAAATTAAACCTACGCAATGGGATGCTATTCGTAAATCCAACAATCCGGAAGAAATTGCAACAAAGTATGTATTTAGTACAAACAAATATTTTTATACCAGTTTCAATGAGCCTGTTGGAAATAGGAGAGATACATCAAAAGTGACTATGTCTGACGGAATTTTATTCCCGTATTTTCGTCTTCCTACTGAAGCTGAGTGGGAATATGCAGCTTATGGCTATTCTGCAAACAAGACAGGTGAAGTAGCCCATGGACGTCTTTATCCTTGGAATTCTTCACAGTTGCGTAATCCCGATAAAAGACATCTTGGTGAATTTATGGCAAACTTTTCTCGTGGAAGAGGTGATTTGATGGGGGTAGGACGTAATTCAGACGGCGGTATTATACCCATGCCAGTGAATTCTTTTTTCCCCAATGATTATGGTTTGTATTGTATGGCTGGCAATGTGAATCAATGGGTTTTGGATGTGTATCGTCCATTAAATGAAATGGAAGTTAAAGGATATAATCCATATCGGGGTAATGTATTTGAGCCTGTTCGTTTTAACCGGGTAGGAGCGCAAAATGCTACTGATTATAAAGTTGATTCGTTAGGAAGGTTACGTTATGTGGGCAAAAATATTGATGATGTTCGGAACTATGGAGATGGTTCTTTGGCTTCTTCTTCAAATAGTGATTTGTGGAAAGATACCATTCCTACAGGGAATGCAGCTACAGCATTAATGTATAGCCCCAAGGGAGATGTATTGGATGCTTTGGCTCCTGCTATTTCGAATTATTCACGTGTGTATAAGGGAGGATCCTGGAAAGATAAGCCTTATTGGTTGAATCCTTCAACGCGCCGTTATTTAGATCAAAATAAGTGTAGAGATGATATTGGATTCCGCTGCGCGATGACGCGATTAGGATCTCCTTTAAAATCAAAATAA
- a CDS encoding tRNA1(Val) (adenine(37)-N6)-methyltransferase, which yields MANSYFQFKQFTIWHDQCAMKVGTDSVLLGAWTDFSNATNILDIGTGTGILALMAAQKAPQAIIDAIEIDAAAVVQAQENISQSRWENRITVYHKSLQKYAIETNKKYDVIISNPPYFQRALKSPNQQRTIARHDNHLDIYTLLKTAYNLLKTNGRINIILPVQDSDSVIHIAMSIGLGCCHQTFVRPTQNAHYKRCLLCFSNILLPYKQNELTIETSVRHIFTDEYKQITKDFYLNF from the coding sequence ATGGCAAACTCTTATTTTCAATTTAAACAATTTACCATATGGCATGATCAATGTGCTATGAAAGTCGGAACAGATAGCGTATTGCTAGGTGCTTGGACAGATTTTTCTAATGCAACTAACATATTAGATATTGGCACAGGAACTGGCATCCTTGCTTTAATGGCAGCTCAAAAAGCTCCCCAAGCAATAATTGATGCTATTGAGATTGATGCTGCTGCGGTGGTACAAGCTCAAGAGAATATATCCCAATCAAGATGGGAAAATAGGATTACTGTCTATCACAAATCTCTTCAGAAATATGCAATTGAGACAAATAAAAAATACGATGTCATTATATCCAATCCGCCATATTTTCAAAGGGCATTAAAATCGCCGAATCAACAGCGCACTATTGCAAGACATGATAACCATTTAGATATATATACTTTACTAAAAACGGCCTATAATCTATTGAAAACTAATGGTCGAATCAATATCATTCTACCGGTGCAGGACAGTGATTCAGTCATTCATATAGCTATGTCCATTGGGCTAGGTTGTTGTCATCAAACGTTTGTGAGACCTACGCAAAATGCTCATTATAAGCGCTGTTTATTATGTTTCTCTAATATACTGCTTCCTTATAAACAAAATGAATTGACCATCGAAACATCAGTAAGACATATATTTACTGATGAATACAAACAAATAACGAAAGATTTCTACTTAAATTTCTAA
- a CDS encoding glycogen/starch synthase yields MTQEFAKPDYIFETSWEVCNKIGGIYTVLSTKARTLKQTLGDNLIFIGPDLGLGIQHDFIESNTIFQDWKESAEKRNHLKIRIGRWNIPSQPIVILVDYRPFFAHKNEIYSRMWEWFGINSLYGFGDYDDASLFGYSVGTIIENFYHFYRLDNQHVIAHFNEWNTAFGLFYLKRFLPPVGTIFTTHATTVGRSIAGNNKPLYDYLPGYHGDQMSKELNVESKHSVEKHAAHLADCFTTVSKITAKECTRILEKKPDIITPNGFEDNFVPDHDLFPIKRAEARDILKKVSETLVGYKLPSDTLFVATSGRYEYINKGLNLFLDTLHSVENDKSLQHTIVAFIMVPAYISGPKFALQNKLLNNITSAFKENPFVTHEMVEPWKDPILSNISWLNFTNHSDSKIKLVFVPSYLNGNDGIFNKSYYDLLIGMDLTMFLSYYEPWGYTPLESIAFSVPTITTTLSGFGQWINEHPQPIDKGVAIIERKDSNYANAAADAAYQLITFANMNHSEITEVRTNAQSLSQKAHWEFFIPFYYQAYEIALSKKHA; encoded by the coding sequence ATGACCCAAGAATTCGCCAAACCGGACTATATTTTTGAAACAAGCTGGGAAGTTTGTAACAAAATAGGCGGCATATACACTGTTTTATCAACTAAAGCCCGTACATTAAAACAAACTTTAGGGGATAATCTGATTTTTATTGGCCCTGATTTAGGGTTGGGAATTCAACATGATTTTATCGAGTCAAATACGATATTTCAAGATTGGAAAGAATCTGCAGAAAAACGTAACCATTTAAAAATAAGGATTGGAAGATGGAATATTCCTTCTCAGCCAATTGTCATTCTTGTTGATTATAGGCCTTTTTTTGCCCATAAGAATGAAATTTATAGCCGGATGTGGGAATGGTTTGGTATAAATTCTTTATACGGCTTCGGCGACTATGATGATGCATCACTTTTCGGATATTCTGTTGGTACCATCATTGAAAATTTTTATCATTTCTACAGACTTGACAACCAACATGTAATTGCTCACTTCAATGAGTGGAATACTGCGTTTGGACTTTTCTACCTCAAACGTTTTCTGCCTCCTGTGGGAACTATCTTTACCACTCACGCGACAACAGTAGGCAGATCAATAGCTGGCAACAACAAGCCTCTTTACGATTATTTACCAGGATATCATGGTGATCAGATGTCTAAGGAACTCAATGTAGAATCAAAACATTCGGTAGAAAAACATGCAGCGCATCTTGCTGATTGTTTTACTACTGTCAGTAAAATTACAGCTAAAGAATGCACACGAATCCTTGAAAAAAAACCAGATATCATAACGCCTAATGGGTTTGAAGATAATTTCGTTCCTGATCATGACCTGTTCCCTATAAAGCGGGCAGAAGCGAGAGATATCTTAAAGAAAGTTTCCGAAACATTAGTAGGATACAAATTACCATCGGATACTCTTTTTGTAGCCACTTCAGGACGTTACGAATATATAAACAAAGGATTAAATTTGTTTCTGGATACTCTCCATTCAGTTGAAAATGACAAATCATTGCAACATACCATTGTTGCATTTATTATGGTTCCGGCCTATATCTCTGGGCCAAAATTTGCTTTGCAAAACAAACTACTAAATAATATTACTTCTGCTTTTAAAGAGAATCCATTCGTTACACATGAAATGGTGGAACCTTGGAAAGACCCTATATTATCTAATATCAGTTGGTTAAACTTCACCAATCATTCCGACTCTAAAATTAAACTGGTTTTTGTCCCAAGTTACCTAAATGGGAATGATGGCATCTTTAATAAATCATATTATGATTTACTTATAGGGATGGACCTCACAATGTTTTTATCTTACTATGAGCCATGGGGATACACCCCGTTAGAAAGTATTGCATTTTCGGTTCCAACCATTACTACAACTCTTTCGGGCTTTGGGCAGTGGATCAACGAACACCCACAACCAATAGACAAAGGAGTTGCAATTATTGAACGTAAAGACTCAAATTATGCAAATGCTGCTGCAGATGCAGCATATCAATTAATAACATTTGCGAACATGAATCATTCGGAAATCACTGAAGTTCGCACCAACGCACAATCTCTTTCTCAAAAAGCACATTGGGAATTTTTCATTCCGTTTTATTACCAGGCATACGAAATTGCTCTATCAAAAAAGCATGCTTAA
- the glgP gene encoding alpha-glucan family phosphorylase produces MKLQTSHVNQSNWKEIVVSSHLPDRLIKLKELAHNLWWVWNPEAFELFTDIDPKLWEATKGNPIVMREHLSYEKFEELEADQAFLQRLDKVYNDFQTYVNTPVDRTKPSIAYFSMEYGLCNILKIYSGGLGMLAGDYLKEASDCNVDMTAVGFLYRFGYFTQSLSMEGQQLALYEPQNFGNLPLEQVKDEHGNQLQIEVPYPNRIIYANVWKVAVGRVSLYLLDTDNDKNSEFDRPITHQLYGGDWENRLKQEIMLGIGGMLTLKKLGITKQVYHINEGHAALINLQRLVDLISEQGLTFNQAMEVVRSSALYTVHTPVPAGHDSFDEGLFGKYMGSYPAKLGISWDEFMDLGRENLGDHNEKFSMSNFACRMCQEVNGVSWLHGKVSQEMFQNLWKGYLPEELHVSYVTNGVHLSTWTASEWQRLYDKTFSSDFRKNQSNLKIWEGIYSVSDEEIWKTRTTLKNKLISYIKSQINETWLKNQGDPGMIVAMLEKINPNALMIGFGRRFATYKRAHLLFTDLDRLSKIVNNPLYPVQFIYTGKAHPADLAGQDLIRKIIQISRMPEFQGKIIFLENYDMQVAKRLISGVDIWLNTPTRPLEASGTSGQKAEMNGVLNFSVLDGWWLEGYIQGAGWALTEKQTYNNEAYQDQLDAATIYSLLENEIIPLYFAKNSKGYSPEWIEYIKNSIAKIAPRFTTKRMLDDYLDRFYFKLSTRHERMIADNFKKAKELVAWKEKMAASWDNIELRELNIPESLYTDSTVNSKHLINTVLDVKTADCKNIGIELVVTYHDDQKNEDHILDTAEFDLVKVDGTQLTFQLEYRLTKAGAFRYGFRMFPKNEELPHRQDFNFVRWL; encoded by the coding sequence ATGAAACTACAAACATCACACGTCAATCAATCTAACTGGAAAGAAATTGTTGTTTCTTCTCATCTTCCTGATCGATTGATTAAACTAAAAGAATTGGCGCACAACCTTTGGTGGGTTTGGAATCCAGAGGCCTTTGAACTTTTTACAGATATTGATCCTAAACTTTGGGAGGCAACAAAAGGAAACCCTATCGTAATGAGAGAACATCTTAGTTATGAAAAATTTGAAGAACTCGAAGCTGACCAGGCTTTTCTACAACGTCTTGACAAGGTATACAATGACTTCCAAACGTATGTCAACACTCCTGTTGACAGAACCAAGCCTTCCATCGCATATTTCAGTATGGAATATGGGCTCTGTAATATATTAAAAATTTACTCAGGCGGATTAGGAATGTTAGCCGGAGATTACTTAAAAGAAGCTAGTGATTGTAATGTAGACATGACTGCAGTCGGTTTTTTATATCGATTTGGCTATTTTACCCAAAGCCTGTCAATGGAAGGACAACAACTTGCGCTTTACGAACCACAAAACTTTGGAAATCTACCTTTAGAACAAGTCAAAGACGAACATGGGAATCAACTTCAAATTGAAGTGCCTTATCCTAACCGGATTATTTATGCCAATGTATGGAAAGTTGCTGTCGGTCGGGTTTCACTATATTTATTAGACACAGACAATGATAAAAATAGTGAATTTGATCGCCCTATAACTCATCAACTTTATGGTGGTGATTGGGAAAACCGTCTCAAACAGGAGATCATGCTAGGCATCGGAGGTATGTTAACTCTCAAAAAATTAGGTATTACCAAACAAGTTTATCATATTAATGAAGGACATGCTGCTCTTATCAATCTGCAACGCTTGGTTGATTTGATTTCTGAACAAGGGCTAACATTTAATCAAGCTATGGAAGTGGTTCGTTCCTCTGCTCTCTACACAGTCCATACCCCTGTACCTGCAGGGCACGACAGTTTTGACGAAGGTCTTTTCGGTAAATATATGGGAAGTTATCCTGCTAAACTAGGTATTAGCTGGGATGAATTTATGGATTTGGGACGTGAAAATCTGGGAGACCATAATGAAAAATTCAGCATGAGTAATTTTGCATGCCGTATGTGCCAGGAGGTTAACGGAGTGAGCTGGTTGCACGGAAAAGTTTCACAGGAAATGTTTCAAAATCTTTGGAAAGGATATCTACCTGAGGAACTTCATGTTAGCTATGTAACTAACGGAGTTCATTTATCAACGTGGACAGCTTCGGAATGGCAACGTCTTTACGACAAAACTTTTTCTTCTGATTTCAGAAAAAATCAATCAAATCTCAAAATCTGGGAAGGCATTTACAGTGTAAGTGATGAGGAAATATGGAAAACACGCACAACGCTTAAGAATAAATTGATTAGTTACATTAAAAGCCAGATCAACGAAACATGGCTCAAAAATCAAGGCGATCCTGGCATGATTGTTGCTATGTTGGAAAAAATCAACCCAAATGCTTTGATGATTGGTTTTGGACGCCGATTTGCAACATACAAACGTGCTCATTTGTTATTTACTGATCTTGATCGGCTATCTAAAATTGTCAACAATCCGTTATATCCAGTCCAGTTTATTTACACTGGCAAAGCACACCCAGCTGATTTAGCAGGCCAGGATTTGATTCGCAAAATCATCCAAATATCACGGATGCCGGAATTTCAGGGTAAAATCATATTCTTAGAAAATTATGATATGCAAGTTGCCAAACGACTCATTTCCGGAGTTGATATTTGGTTAAACACCCCAACCAGACCATTGGAAGCCTCTGGAACATCAGGACAAAAGGCTGAAATGAACGGAGTATTGAATTTTTCAGTTCTGGACGGCTGGTGGCTTGAAGGATACATCCAAGGTGCAGGATGGGCACTTACGGAAAAACAAACATACAACAATGAGGCATATCAGGATCAATTGGATGCCGCAACTATTTATTCGCTTCTGGAAAACGAAATTATCCCTCTATATTTTGCAAAAAATAGCAAAGGCTATTCTCCGGAATGGATTGAATACATCAAAAATTCAATTGCAAAAATTGCTCCGCGCTTTACAACCAAACGAATGCTTGACGACTATTTAGATCGTTTTTATTTCAAATTAAGTACTCGGCATGAGCGTATGATAGCAGATAATTTCAAGAAAGCCAAAGAACTAGTCGCGTGGAAAGAAAAAATGGCGGCTTCTTGGGATAATATTGAATTACGTGAATTAAATATTCCCGAGTCCCTTTATACTGATTCTACGGTAAACAGCAAACATCTGATTAACACTGTTCTTGATGTAAAAACAGCTGATTGTAAAAATATTGGCATAGAATTAGTAGTCACATATCATGATGATCAGAAAAATGAAGATCATATTTTAGATACCGCAGAATTTGACCTGGTTAAGGTTGATGGAACGCAATTAACATTCCAGTTGGAATATCGTCTGACAAAGGCAGGTGCTTTCCGATATGGATTCCGCATGTTTCCCAAAAACGAAGAATTACCTCATCGTCAAGATTTTAATTTTGTTCGTTGGCTCTAA